In Bacillus sp. SB49, a single window of DNA contains:
- a CDS encoding DASH family cryptochrome, with protein sequence MQNGALVWFRNDLRVHDHHPLHQAVQSGKPVIGMYVFDPAAYERGEDGIRKTDRHRARFLIESIHDLRKNLGALGIPLIVRCRRTTEAIHEIKEKIKIDAVYVHEEIGREEQTVEENVRQALPDTAFHVEHGHNLYLPDDLPFSIQELPDTFSQFRKRLEKSGTSVRKAIAPPAPEDQAELPVPEGDIPTLETLGFDPADEAPRYPGGSSEARKRLIDYIFTKDRLKIYKQTRNGMLKEDDSSKFSPYLANGCLSPRVVYEQIQAYERTNGANESTYMLYFELLWRDYFHLVHRKYGDRIFYRSGLSGKAIPWERDEQLLQAWIDGKTGYPLVDAGMRELKETGFLSNRGRQNVASFFTKNLGLDWRIGARWFESQLVDYDVSSNYGNWLYIAGVGNDAVPFRAFNVEKQAKDYDPDGSYLRHWLPELAALPADWIHQPREMGMIEQQQYGIVLGEDYPLPVVDLYESMRKRKEAFAAADR encoded by the coding sequence ATGCAGAACGGTGCTCTTGTCTGGTTTAGAAACGACCTCCGCGTCCACGACCATCACCCTTTGCATCAGGCCGTCCAAAGCGGCAAGCCGGTCATCGGGATGTACGTGTTCGACCCGGCAGCATACGAACGGGGGGAAGACGGGATCAGGAAGACCGACCGGCACCGCGCCCGATTCCTGATCGAAAGCATCCACGACCTGCGGAAAAACCTAGGGGCTCTCGGCATTCCACTGATTGTCCGCTGCCGCAGGACGACAGAGGCCATTCATGAAATAAAGGAAAAAATAAAGATAGACGCTGTCTATGTCCATGAAGAGATCGGAAGGGAGGAGCAGACGGTAGAGGAAAACGTGCGGCAGGCGCTGCCGGACACTGCTTTTCACGTGGAACACGGGCATAACCTTTACCTGCCTGATGATCTCCCCTTCTCCATCCAGGAGCTTCCCGATACGTTCTCCCAGTTTCGAAAACGGCTTGAGAAGTCAGGGACATCGGTAAGAAAAGCGATCGCTCCGCCCGCGCCGGAGGATCAAGCAGAGCTGCCTGTTCCAGAAGGTGACATACCCACATTGGAAACGCTCGGTTTCGATCCGGCAGACGAAGCACCGCGCTACCCCGGGGGCTCTTCCGAAGCGAGGAAACGGCTGATCGATTATATCTTTACGAAAGACCGGCTGAAAATATATAAACAGACGCGGAACGGCATGCTGAAGGAGGATGATTCTTCGAAGTTCTCCCCTTATCTCGCCAACGGCTGCCTCTCTCCCCGGGTCGTCTATGAACAGATCCAGGCCTATGAACGGACAAACGGCGCCAATGAGTCGACGTATATGCTCTACTTCGAGCTGTTGTGGCGGGACTATTTCCACCTCGTCCACCGCAAATACGGAGACAGGATCTTCTATCGGTCCGGCCTCTCCGGCAAGGCCATTCCATGGGAGCGCGACGAGCAGCTCCTTCAGGCGTGGATCGATGGAAAGACGGGATATCCGCTCGTCGATGCCGGCATGCGTGAACTGAAGGAGACAGGCTTTTTGTCTAACCGGGGCAGGCAGAATGTGGCCAGCTTCTTCACGAAGAACCTCGGACTCGACTGGAGGATCGGCGCCCGCTGGTTCGAATCCCAACTCGTCGATTATGATGTCAGCAGCAACTACGGCAACTGGCTCTACATCGCCGGAGTCGGGAATGACGCCGTCCCGTTCCGCGCCTTCAACGTCGAGAAACAGGCGAAAGACTATGACCCGGACGGCAGTTACCTGCGTCACTGGCTTCCGGAACTCGCAGCTCTCCCGGCAGACTGGATTCACCAGCCGCGGGAGATGGGAATGATCGAACAACAGCAGTACGGCATCGTTCTCGGCGAGGACTATCCCCTTCCCGTGGTCGACTTATACGAATCGATGAGGAAACGGAAAGAAGCCTTTGCCGCTGCCGACCGCTGA
- a CDS encoding MarR family winged helix-turn-helix transcriptional regulator, producing the protein MEVAGLSDRSVEVIERQVTDFIRRIVLTEKQDDSLERSAYILLRQLTTYGPAGVKALSEDLHLDVSTISRQAAALVAKGYVEKIPNPNDGRAYFYRITKLGSEELEGNKQRRFERLSRVLSDWTDEEQETFGRLLKKYNETINKRLNL; encoded by the coding sequence ATGGAGGTGGCAGGATTGAGTGACAGATCCGTAGAAGTGATCGAACGACAAGTCACAGACTTCATCCGCCGGATCGTATTGACAGAGAAACAGGACGACAGTCTGGAACGTTCGGCATATATTCTGCTCCGTCAGCTGACTACTTATGGTCCGGCCGGAGTGAAAGCCCTTTCGGAAGACCTGCATCTGGACGTTTCGACGATCAGCAGGCAGGCGGCGGCTCTTGTTGCCAAAGGGTATGTAGAGAAGATACCGAATCCAAACGATGGGCGCGCCTACTTCTACCGGATTACAAAGCTCGGTTCCGAAGAACTGGAGGGCAATAAACAGCGCCGGTTTGAGCGTTTGTCCCGCGTGCTTTCTGACTGGACGGACGAAGAACAGGAAACGTTCGGAAGACTATTGAAGAAATACAATGAAACGATCAATAAACGGCTCAACTTATAG
- a CDS encoding FMN-dependent NADH-azoreductase yields MNVLVIKANNRPDGISTKMYDAFLENIEQNQDVNVETYDLFAEDTPYLSQDLFTAIGKIQEGAAMNEDEQRLMDAKQKAKDALSKADVVVVAFPLWNLTIPAKLQTFIDYVAEAGFTFKYTPEGLKPLMTDKQAILLNARGGNYSDPSMAPMEMSLNYMRNVLGGLFGMKITEEVIIEGHNANPDQAETIVNEGLEKVAQAAKNVAYQNV; encoded by the coding sequence GTGAACGTATTAGTTATAAAAGCAAACAACCGTCCAGACGGTATTTCAACGAAGATGTACGACGCGTTTTTGGAAAATATTGAGCAGAATCAAGACGTCAACGTCGAAACGTATGATCTGTTCGCCGAAGATACACCATATTTGAGCCAGGATCTATTCACTGCGATCGGTAAAATCCAGGAAGGTGCCGCTATGAACGAAGACGAGCAGCGCTTGATGGATGCGAAGCAGAAAGCGAAAGACGCGTTGAGCAAAGCAGACGTCGTCGTTGTCGCGTTCCCACTATGGAACTTGACGATCCCTGCGAAACTGCAGACGTTCATCGACTATGTAGCCGAAGCAGGCTTCACATTCAAGTACACGCCGGAAGGTCTGAAGCCGCTTATGACAGACAAACAGGCGATCCTTCTGAACGCCCGCGGCGGCAACTATTCCGATCCGTCCATGGCACCGATGGAAATGTCCTTGAACTACATGCGTAACGTTCTTGGTGGACTATTCGGCATGAAGATTACAGAAGAAGTAATCATCGAAGGCCACAATGCGAACCCGGATCAAGCGGAAACTATCGTTAACGAAGGTCTTGAGAAAGTCGCACAAGCTGCGAAAAACGTCGCTTACCAAAACGTATAA
- a CDS encoding CBS domain-containing protein — translation MQAQDMMMHDVHRVNHTDSIRTVLAKLIHEEISGMPVTDRSGNIVAYISEEDIMRYIGKHKDFFVDSLYTVAVIPGDRHPFDERIEEVLDLNVMELADDSVLTASVETAGEEVAALLGKDEVKKLPVEEDGRLVGIISRGDVIRHIFHSKL, via the coding sequence ATGCAGGCACAAGATATGATGATGCATGACGTGCATCGCGTAAATCACACGGATTCGATTCGGACCGTTCTTGCCAAGTTGATTCATGAGGAGATCAGCGGGATGCCGGTGACGGATCGATCTGGAAACATCGTCGCCTATATCAGTGAGGAAGACATCATGCGTTATATAGGGAAGCACAAAGACTTCTTCGTCGATTCTTTGTACACAGTAGCGGTCATACCCGGAGATCGTCATCCGTTCGATGAGCGGATTGAAGAGGTCCTCGACTTGAACGTTATGGAGCTTGCGGATGATTCCGTTCTTACGGCGTCGGTGGAGACAGCAGGGGAGGAAGTCGCCGCCCTGCTCGGGAAAGACGAGGTCAAAAAGCTTCCGGTTGAAGAGGACGGCAGACTCGTCGGGATCATCAGCCGCGGTGATGTGATCCGCCACATCTTCCATTCGAAATTATAA
- a CDS encoding DUF5367 family protein, producing the protein MTKPLTKRQAGGFVLFGILFWFVGAMSVRLIGDTFFTSGNPWLFFAFFLGLPAGYFFIKTATAFIPIAREKIFEAVAIMTTSAVLFDGIFLTFFRQLYHSDFEVSHYGAAWILWCGGVGLALGYYYSYAKRKAAAV; encoded by the coding sequence ATGACAAAACCATTGACGAAACGGCAGGCAGGAGGATTTGTGTTATTCGGGATTTTATTCTGGTTCGTAGGCGCCATGAGCGTCCGTCTGATCGGCGATACCTTTTTCACCTCGGGGAATCCCTGGCTCTTTTTCGCCTTCTTCCTCGGTTTACCCGCAGGCTACTTCTTCATTAAAACGGCAACAGCCTTCATTCCGATTGCACGGGAGAAGATTTTTGAAGCGGTCGCCATCATGACGACATCTGCTGTCCTGTTCGACGGAATCTTCCTCACCTTCTTCCGTCAGCTGTATCACAGCGACTTCGAAGTTTCCCACTACGGAGCTGCCTGGATCCTCTGGTGCGGAGGTGTAGGCCTTGCCTTGGGATATTATTATTCCTACGCGAAAAGAAAAGCCGCTGCGGTATAA
- a CDS encoding DUF418 domain-containing protein, with translation MKQRIGVIDALRGFSLFGILLANLLIFQYGIYGKDEWDFGTADAVGHDILKVFVETSFMPIFAFLFGYGIILMYSSWKEKGFRVKRQFTRRFLALIVLGLLHGILLWEGDILFAYGMMGFFLLLFVKRKPKTLLIWGVVVLILTSSFSYGSGGVAMTAEEQTRMDAYVEDTVDIYGSGTFVEIMTHRSQEDPLMLGPGLMFLILALSPFLILPMFLFGMYAAKRQLFSRVEADIAVWKRGALWLTLAGLGLKSMIVWMPDSSWSGVGYALGGPLLALGYICLFTAAFHGRSSLFVRGMEAVGRLSLTNYLLQTVCCIFIFYGFGLGLFASLGIWAGIAIGVLVFSLQAALSLWYSRYFRQGPMEKIIRMFTYWSFKGKNKRPQPSTDLPKAQ, from the coding sequence TTGAAACAAAGAATTGGTGTGATAGATGCGCTGAGAGGATTCAGCTTGTTCGGAATCCTGCTTGCCAACCTATTGATATTCCAGTACGGGATTTACGGAAAGGATGAGTGGGACTTCGGTACGGCGGATGCTGTCGGTCACGATATCTTGAAGGTGTTCGTCGAAACGAGCTTCATGCCGATTTTCGCCTTCCTGTTCGGATATGGAATCATCCTTATGTACAGCAGCTGGAAGGAGAAGGGTTTCCGTGTGAAGCGGCAATTCACCCGCCGGTTCCTGGCGCTGATCGTCCTTGGTCTCCTGCACGGAATCCTGCTGTGGGAAGGGGATATCCTATTCGCCTACGGTATGATGGGTTTCTTCCTGCTTTTGTTCGTGAAAAGGAAGCCGAAGACGCTGCTCATCTGGGGAGTCGTCGTTCTTATTCTGACGTCGTCGTTCTCCTACGGCAGCGGGGGGGTTGCGATGACGGCAGAAGAGCAGACGAGGATGGATGCGTATGTGGAAGATACGGTCGATATATATGGGAGCGGGACGTTTGTTGAAATCATGACCCACCGTTCGCAGGAAGACCCGTTGATGCTCGGGCCGGGTCTGATGTTCCTCATTCTTGCACTTTCGCCGTTTCTGATCCTGCCGATGTTCCTCTTCGGGATGTATGCGGCAAAACGACAGCTGTTCAGCAGAGTGGAAGCTGACATAGCGGTATGGAAGCGCGGGGCGCTGTGGCTTACCCTTGCCGGGCTTGGGCTGAAGAGCATGATCGTCTGGATGCCGGATTCGAGCTGGTCGGGCGTCGGGTACGCGCTCGGCGGACCTCTGCTCGCTCTCGGTTACATCTGTCTTTTCACCGCAGCGTTCCACGGCCGCTCTTCACTATTCGTCCGGGGGATGGAGGCGGTCGGGCGTCTGTCGTTGACCAATTACCTGCTCCAGACGGTCTGCTGTATTTTCATCTTTTACGGCTTCGGTCTGGGGTTGTTCGCTTCCCTCGGAATCTGGGCGGGAATCGCAATCGGCGTGCTGGTGTTCAGCCTGCAGGCGGCACTCAGCCTGTGGTACAGCCGTTATTTCCGCCAGGGACCGATGGAGAAAATCATCCGGATGTTTACGTATTGGTCGTTCAAGGGTAAAAATAAGCGCCCGCAGCCGTCTACGGATCTTCCGAAAGCGCAATGA
- a CDS encoding LppM family (lipo)protein: MKRKWWIAPALVLILILSGCVQGNVGVKINKDGSGETSFRIGVDENASGRFADRTDGLVETAKAELTQRGYEVSDYTSGGYTGFEASKSFEDIQEMDVLPASGVVSDGAQDIPVDTTVEEGFFTRTYAIVADVDLGESVSIPGAARFIGDRIDLTFTLDLPVKPKSHNADDVDGNVLTWNLDALEENRIMVEITVPNIKNIAITAGAAIVLIVLFFVFLRRRKRLSR, from the coding sequence ATGAAAAGAAAATGGTGGATTGCTCCGGCACTTGTCCTCATCCTGATTCTTTCCGGATGTGTGCAGGGGAATGTCGGGGTGAAAATCAATAAGGACGGAAGCGGCGAAACGTCGTTCCGGATCGGCGTGGATGAGAATGCGTCCGGGCGCTTCGCCGACCGGACGGATGGACTTGTCGAAACGGCAAAAGCCGAGCTGACCCAGCGAGGCTATGAGGTCAGTGATTATACGTCCGGCGGATACACAGGTTTTGAAGCATCCAAGTCGTTCGAAGACATTCAAGAGATGGACGTGCTGCCGGCATCGGGCGTCGTTTCGGACGGGGCGCAGGATATTCCGGTCGACACGACAGTCGAGGAGGGATTTTTCACGCGCACCTATGCAATCGTCGCCGATGTCGATCTCGGTGAATCCGTCTCGATCCCCGGAGCCGCGCGTTTTATCGGCGACCGAATCGACTTGACCTTCACGCTTGACCTGCCGGTGAAGCCCAAATCCCACAACGCCGATGACGTCGACGGCAACGTTCTCACGTGGAATTTGGATGCTCTGGAAGAAAACCGGATCATGGTCGAGATCACCGTACCGAACATCAAAAACATTGCGATTACCGCTGGGGCCGCCATCGTGCTGATCGTTCTGTTCTTCGTCTTCCTGCGACGCAGAAAAAGACTTTCCCGATGA
- a CDS encoding HAMP domain-containing sensor histidine kinase: MRRLLSSITVKLTTIVVLILLLSAGASIWIVAVAAEQLPQLLPESNQMRVFTLILATVGICAILDTIFMSFASLFITKPIKKMAEMAQDIAKGEFTSRTSYKSSDEIGSLADSLNKMAQELDNMAYMRKDFISNVSHEFKTPIASIQGFAELMQEQSLSQEERSEYLGIIIDESKRLHSLSENMLRLSRLDRQVLPDKQTTFRLDEQIRRVLMLLEDSWAKKDMAFDLDLPPISYEGDEPLIQQIWMNLIANAIKFSPDSSTITILLASKAEGVEVVVADEGIGMPTSIQQRIYERFYQGETSRMDQGNGLGLAITKRILTILSGEIHFTSTVGKGTRFTVFLPYIK; encoded by the coding sequence ATGAGAAGGCTGCTTTCCTCCATCACCGTCAAGTTGACGACCATCGTCGTCCTGATCCTGCTCCTCTCCGCAGGTGCTTCCATTTGGATCGTAGCCGTTGCAGCCGAACAGCTTCCACAGCTTCTTCCGGAGTCCAATCAGATGAGAGTGTTCACCCTGATTCTAGCCACCGTCGGAATATGTGCCATTCTGGACACGATTTTCATGAGCTTCGCTTCCCTGTTCATCACGAAACCGATCAAGAAGATGGCAGAGATGGCCCAGGATATTGCGAAAGGGGAGTTCACGAGCCGGACTTCCTACAAGAGCAGCGATGAAATCGGATCCTTGGCCGACAGCCTCAACAAGATGGCGCAGGAGCTCGATAACATGGCCTACATGCGGAAAGATTTTATCAGCAACGTATCCCATGAGTTCAAGACACCGATTGCATCGATCCAAGGGTTTGCCGAACTGATGCAGGAACAGTCGTTATCCCAGGAGGAGCGCAGCGAATACCTCGGCATCATCATTGACGAATCCAAGCGTCTGCACAGCTTGTCGGAGAATATGCTGCGTCTCTCCCGACTGGACCGGCAAGTGCTGCCCGATAAACAGACGACTTTCCGGCTGGATGAACAGATCCGCCGCGTCCTCATGCTGCTGGAGGACTCGTGGGCGAAGAAAGACATGGCCTTCGACCTCGACCTCCCCCCGATTTCGTACGAAGGGGATGAGCCGTTGATCCAGCAGATCTGGATGAATCTGATTGCAAACGCCATCAAGTTCTCCCCGGATTCTTCCACCATCACTATTCTCCTCGCCTCCAAAGCCGAAGGTGTGGAAGTAGTCGTAGCAGACGAAGGAATCGGTATGCCGACGTCCATCCAGCAGCGCATTTACGAGCGGTTCTATCAGGGAGAAACCTCCAGGATGGACCAGGGCAACGGGCTCGGACTTGCCATTACAAAAAGGATCCTCACCATTTTGTCGGGAGAGATCCACTTCACCAGCACAGTAGGAAAAGGAACACGCTTCACCGTGTTCCTCCCTTATATTAAATAG
- a CDS encoding response regulator transcription factor, whose translation MVQLLVVEDDRNLRKMMGVYLEKQGYGIHQAADGEEALKVLDTFHIDLMISDIMMPRLDGYALTKSLRDADMGMPILLVTAKDRLEDMEQGFLSGTDDYMVKPIQLKELSLRVSALLRRAKISQERKITIGSFVIHYDSLTAEDDGSTYAFPKKEFYLLYKLLSYPNRIFSRQQLMEEIWGLDVEVDERTVDTHIKKLRRKLAEVDAFDITTIRGIGYKVECRK comes from the coding sequence ATGGTCCAGTTATTAGTCGTAGAAGATGATCGGAATCTAAGAAAGATGATGGGGGTTTACCTGGAGAAGCAGGGATACGGCATCCATCAGGCGGCAGACGGGGAAGAGGCATTGAAGGTATTGGATACCTTCCATATCGACTTGATGATCAGTGACATCATGATGCCCCGCCTGGATGGATATGCATTGACGAAGAGCCTCCGGGACGCGGACATGGGGATGCCGATCCTGCTTGTTACAGCGAAAGACCGTCTGGAAGATATGGAGCAGGGATTTTTATCGGGAACCGACGATTATATGGTGAAGCCGATCCAATTGAAAGAGCTGTCCCTCCGCGTTTCCGCGTTATTGCGAAGGGCGAAGATCTCCCAGGAGAGGAAGATCACTATCGGCTCCTTCGTCATCCACTATGACAGCCTTACCGCTGAGGATGACGGAAGCACCTATGCTTTTCCGAAAAAGGAATTCTATCTATTATACAAGCTGCTCAGCTACCCGAATCGTATTTTCTCAAGGCAGCAGCTGATGGAGGAAATATGGGGGCTTGATGTCGAAGTGGATGAGCGCACCGTCGATACGCACATTAAGAAACTGCGCAGGAAGCTTGCGGAGGTCGATGCTTTTGACATCACCACCATCCGAGGGATCGGGTACAAAGTGGAGTGCCGGAAATGA
- a CDS encoding MarR family winged helix-turn-helix transcriptional regulator, with product MADEKMKLENQICFSLYAATREMTKMYRPLLADLNITYPQYLVLLALWEESPLTVKELGRRLYLDSGTLTPMLKRMESEGLIRRERSTRDERSVDVVLTDKGKEAEEKAECIPDLLLERLHMEEADILQLKETLQQLLPGNQK from the coding sequence ATGGCCGATGAAAAAATGAAGTTGGAAAATCAGATTTGCTTTTCTTTGTATGCGGCGACGCGCGAGATGACGAAGATGTACCGTCCGCTTTTAGCCGATTTGAATATTACGTATCCACAATATTTGGTGCTGCTCGCTTTATGGGAGGAGAGTCCGCTGACGGTGAAGGAGCTTGGCCGCCGGCTTTATTTGGATTCCGGGACGCTGACGCCGATGCTGAAGCGGATGGAGTCGGAAGGTCTGATCAGGAGAGAGCGTTCGACACGCGATGAACGGAGCGTTGACGTCGTTTTGACGGATAAAGGGAAGGAAGCGGAAGAGAAAGCGGAGTGCATTCCGGACCTGCTGCTCGAACGTCTGCATATGGAAGAAGCGGACATCCTTCAGTTGAAGGAGACGCTGCAGCAGCTGCTTCCCGGAAATCAGAAATAA
- a CDS encoding MFS transporter has product MSTQTNQVPPVTIAEEPGILHQPKSVWAVFFACIIAFMGLGLVDPILPAIAEQLDAEPSQVTLLFTSYNAVMAVAMLVTGFITSRIGMKKTLLAGIVIIAIFSALGGLSNGIWELVFLRGGWGLGNALFVATALTAIVTLSNSGNAKAIILYEAAIGLGISVGPLLGGWLGAMSWRGPFLGVATLMVIAFIGLTTLMPKAKPAAGVAKKKTSLGDPFRALKHRSLLVLGITAALYNFGFFTLLAYSPFVLGLDEHGLGFVFLGWGILLAVTSVFTAPKLQKWFGTVKSMCLMLVVFGLVLLAMGAWTSTQWVVIAAVIFAGALLGNNNTLITTAVMNASPVERSTASAAYSFLRFLGGALAPFLAGKLAEVYNSSVPFYVAGVVVLVSVLFVAVNAKHVHHVDEAEGH; this is encoded by the coding sequence ATGTCTACACAAACAAACCAGGTCCCACCGGTGACTATTGCCGAGGAACCTGGAATTTTACATCAGCCGAAATCGGTGTGGGCGGTCTTTTTCGCCTGTATCATCGCTTTCATGGGACTGGGTCTTGTCGATCCGATCCTGCCTGCCATAGCCGAGCAGCTGGATGCAGAACCAAGTCAGGTTACGCTCTTATTCACTAGTTATAATGCCGTCATGGCCGTTGCGATGCTCGTCACGGGGTTCATCACTTCGAGAATCGGAATGAAGAAGACGCTTCTTGCAGGGATCGTCATTATCGCGATCTTCTCCGCCCTTGGTGGTCTTTCCAACGGAATCTGGGAGCTTGTCTTCCTGCGCGGAGGCTGGGGACTCGGTAACGCCCTGTTCGTTGCCACAGCTCTAACAGCGATCGTCACGTTGTCCAACAGCGGAAACGCAAAAGCGATCATCCTGTATGAAGCAGCCATCGGTCTCGGCATTTCCGTCGGTCCACTCCTTGGAGGTTGGCTTGGAGCGATGTCATGGAGAGGACCGTTCCTTGGGGTTGCGACGCTTATGGTCATTGCTTTCATCGGTCTGACGACGCTCATGCCAAAAGCGAAGCCGGCAGCAGGCGTTGCTAAGAAAAAAACATCGCTCGGCGATCCGTTCCGTGCATTGAAGCACCGTTCTCTCTTGGTGCTCGGAATTACGGCCGCCTTGTATAACTTCGGGTTCTTTACGCTGCTCGCCTATTCCCCGTTCGTTCTCGGACTGGATGAACACGGACTCGGATTCGTCTTCCTCGGTTGGGGAATTCTGCTTGCCGTCACATCCGTCTTCACTGCTCCGAAGCTGCAAAAATGGTTCGGAACCGTGAAGTCGATGTGCCTGATGCTCGTCGTCTTCGGTCTTGTTCTCCTTGCTATGGGAGCTTGGACATCTACACAATGGGTCGTCATCGCTGCGGTCATCTTCGCTGGTGCGCTGCTCGGTAATAACAATACGCTCATTACGACAGCGGTCATGAACGCAAGCCCTGTCGAACGCTCGACGGCTTCTGCGGCCTACAGCTTCCTGCGCTTTTTGGGTGGTGCGCTGGCACCGTTCCTTGCGGGTAAACTGGCGGAAGTATATAACTCAAGCGTACCGTTCTATGTGGCGGGGGTTGTCGTGCTGGTATCTGTGCTGTTTGTCGCTGTAAACGCGAAGCACGTCCATCACGTCGATGAAGCAGAAGGCCATTAA
- a CDS encoding organic hydroperoxide resistance protein, translating to MVKPLYTAKATAEGGRQGVVKSSDGTLELDLTMPKALGGNGKEGATNPEQLFAAGYSACFDSALQLVASQAKKKITSKVTAEVSIGKQGEGFGLAVKLFVEIEGVSQDEADELVKKAHQVCPYSNATRGNIEVDLEAKAV from the coding sequence ATGGTTAAACCTCTATACACAGCGAAAGCGACAGCAGAAGGTGGACGTCAAGGCGTCGTCAAATCTTCAGACGGAACATTGGAACTGGATCTTACGATGCCGAAAGCGCTCGGCGGCAACGGAAAAGAAGGCGCAACAAACCCGGAACAGCTATTCGCAGCAGGTTATTCTGCGTGCTTCGACAGTGCTCTCCAACTAGTCGCATCCCAGGCGAAAAAGAAAATCACATCGAAAGTGACAGCGGAAGTGAGCATCGGCAAACAAGGCGAAGGCTTCGGACTTGCAGTTAAACTGTTCGTCGAAATCGAAGGCGTAAGCCAGGACGAAGCAGACGAACTCGTCAAGAAAGCCCACCAAGTCTGCCCTTACTCCAACGCTACGCGCGGAAATATCGAAGTCGATCTGGAAGCAAAAGCCGTTTAA